The following are encoded in a window of Phaseolus vulgaris cultivar G19833 chromosome 3, P. vulgaris v2.0, whole genome shotgun sequence genomic DNA:
- the LOC137806617 gene encoding hypersensitive-induced response protein 1-like: MGLALGCLQVEQSTVAIKEVFGKYDDVLEPGFHCVPWFFGTQIAGYLSLRVQQLDVHCETKTKDNVFVTVVASIQYRALAEKAVDAFYKLSNTREQIQAYVFDVIRACVPKMDLDSSFEQKKEIARAVEEELEKAMSAYGYEIVQTLIVDIEPDERVKRAMNEINAAARLRVAANEKAEAEKILQIKKAEGDAESKYLAGLGIARQRQAIVDGLRDSVLAFSENVPGTSSKDVMDMVLVTQYFDTLKEIGASSKSNSVFVPHGPGAVRDIASQCRDGLLQGSMARS; this comes from the exons ATGGGTCTGGCTTTGGGTTGTCTTCAGGTGGAACAATCTACTGTAGCTATCAAAGAGGTTTTTGGCAAATATGATGATGTGCTTGAACCCGGTTTCCACTGTGTGCCCTGGTTCTTTGGCACTCAAATAGCTGGTTACCTTTCTTTGCGTGTGCAACAGCTAGATGTTCATtgcgaaacaaaaacaaag GACAATGTTTTTGTCACTGTTGTTGCATCTATTCAATATCGAGCGCTGGCAGAAAAGGCAGTTGATGCCTTTTACAAGCTTAGCAATACCAGGGAACAGATTCAGGCCTATGTCTTTGATG TTATTCGGGCATGTGTTCCTAAGATGGATCTAGATTCCTCATTTGAGCAGAAGAAAGAAATTGCAAGAGCTGTTGAGGAAGAACTTGAAAAG GCTATGTCTGCTTACGGATATGAGATAGTCCAGACTCTTATTGTGGATATTGAACCGGACGAGCGTGTGAAGAGAGCCATGAACGAGATAAATGCTG CTGCAAGATTGAGGGTGGCTGCAAATGAGAAAGCTGAAGCAGAGAAGATTCTGCAGATTAAAAAGGCTGAAGGAGATGCAGAATCAAAGTATTTAGCAGGGCTTGGAATAGCTCGGCAGCGTCAAGCCATAGTAGATGGTCTGAGGGACAGTGTGCTAGCCTTCTCAGAGAATGTCCCTGGGACATCATCTAAGGATGTAATGGACATGGTTTTGGTGACCCAATACTTTGACACTTTGAAGGAGATTGGTGCGTCCTCAAAATCCAATTCTGTTTTTGTTCCACATGGACCAGGTGCTGTAAGAGATATTGCTTCACAGTGTAGAGATGGTCTTCTACAAGGAAGTATGGCTCGATCTTGA